From one Candidatus Chromulinivorax destructor genomic stretch:
- a CDS encoding DMT family transporter: MVALIFLYLCFTGTMFLNSLIMSTNHYPLFVAGARIFGSGIILLSLYLSKHKNSVWEQLRQLLRPSFFSYAFCLYTFSAIGFSWGMQYIDPVKACFLFVLSPFITALMLYFLHNEKLNRTKLLGLAIGFASVIPIVLESNHGHFNQVSWFMALAGYIVFAAAIISFSYGWILHKELSQVVHVSSSLLTGMALTVGGAITLVLNILVDRDAIFSMQLTESFWWLLLLFAMLTAIGYNLYSSLLKRYSPTFISFAGFLEPAFGMLYASLFLGHQISSISLFALLGLGCGLYLFYQEELRTH; the protein is encoded by the coding sequence GTGGTAGCACTTATATTTTTATATCTTTGTTTTACGGGAACGATGTTTTTAAATAGTTTAATTATGTCGACGAATCATTATCCATTATTTGTTGCAGGTGCACGAATTTTTGGCAGTGGAATTATTTTATTAAGTTTATATTTATCCAAACATAAAAATTCAGTGTGGGAGCAGTTGCGCCAACTACTTCGACCATCTTTTTTTAGCTATGCATTTTGTTTATACACGTTTTCTGCCATCGGTTTTTCCTGGGGGATGCAGTATATTGACCCTGTCAAAGCATGTTTTTTATTCGTGCTTTCACCATTTATTACGGCACTCATGCTTTATTTTTTGCACAATGAAAAACTTAACAGAACAAAATTATTGGGCCTTGCCATTGGCTTTGCATCAGTAATTCCCATTGTATTAGAATCAAACCATGGCCATTTTAACCAAGTATCCTGGTTTATGGCTTTAGCAGGCTATATTGTTTTTGCAGCTGCTATTATTTCCTTTTCTTATGGTTGGATTTTACACAAAGAGTTATCACAAGTTGTTCACGTGTCCTCATCATTGCTGACGGGCATGGCGTTAACCGTGGGTGGAGCTATAACCTTAGTTCTTAATATTTTGGTTGATAGGGATGCTATTTTTAGCATGCAGCTGACCGAGAGCTTTTGGTGGCTGTTATTGTTATTTGCCATGTTAACTGCAATTGGTTACAACCTCTATTCTTCGCTTCTCAAACGATATAGCCCAACATTTATTTCATTTGCAGGGTTTTTAGAACCAGCATTTGGTATGTTGTATGCATCATTATTTTTAGGGCATCAGATATCTTCTATATCGCTTTTTGCTTTGCTTGGGCTTGGGTGTGGACTCTATTTATTTTATCAAGAAGAGTTACGAACGCATTAA
- the prmC gene encoding peptide chain release factor N(5)-glutamine methyltransferase produces the protein MNKLILQITQATSLSTQQAWWLLEHVTKKNRTQLEYNPHELSDDEQAQLAHYVQEVAVKHKPLAYILGFVPFLDLELIVQPPTLIPRPETEAWVHEVICMLKETNIENLRILDLGTGSGCIGLSLAQALPLAQVYCLDIAQSAVDLAAKNAQKNNILNVRFLQSDLFAQLPQGLEFDLIVSNPPYIDPAVQLDKSVAAWEDHGALFAINKGIQIIEQIIQQAHHHLKKNDALNYQLIMEIDASQGDIVQKLLETYNFKNIQIKKDQFDRDRTAWAQ, from the coding sequence ATGAATAAGCTCATTTTACAAATTACCCAAGCTACCAGCTTATCAACACAGCAAGCCTGGTGGTTGCTGGAACATGTTACAAAAAAAAACAGAACCCAACTTGAGTATAATCCCCATGAGTTATCAGACGATGAGCAAGCTCAACTTGCTCATTACGTTCAAGAAGTCGCAGTTAAGCACAAACCACTTGCTTATATTCTTGGCTTTGTACCTTTTTTAGATCTTGAACTTATCGTACAGCCTCCTACGTTAATACCACGCCCAGAAACTGAGGCATGGGTACATGAAGTTATCTGTATGTTGAAAGAAACAAATATAGAAAATTTACGCATATTAGACCTTGGGACAGGTTCTGGCTGCATAGGGTTATCTCTTGCACAAGCACTTCCCTTAGCTCAAGTTTACTGCCTTGATATTGCTCAATCAGCAGTAGATCTTGCTGCAAAAAATGCTCAAAAAAACAATATCTTGAACGTTAGATTTTTACAATCTGATCTTTTTGCACAACTGCCGCAAGGGTTAGAGTTTGATTTGATAGTTTCAAATCCGCCTTACATTGACCCTGCTGTTCAACTGGACAAATCAGTTGCAGCATGGGAAGATCATGGAGCGCTCTTTGCAATAAACAAAGGTATACAGATTATTGAGCAAATTATACAACAGGCTCATCATCACTTGAAAAAAAATGATGCACTTAATTACCAATTGATTATGGAAATCGATGCATCTCAAGGTGATATCGTACAAAAATTATTAGAAACTTATAATTTTAAAAATATACAGATCAAAAAAGATCAATTTGATCGTGATCGTACTGCATGGGCTCAATAA
- the ftsY gene encoding signal recognition particle-docking protein FtsY, producing the protein MFGFIKNTLQKIYSAVTSHFVSIFAQKKISPETLTEIEKILITADTGITTTKVIISSLEKQYAAGTIVDGKQLQLALEKELLATLAQAQTAPKNSSIFLLIGINGSGKTTFAGKLAYSFVSKGKTCILAAADTFRAAAPEQLKSWATASGADIFMGSAHQDPAAIAFGATEKFKQSQADVLIIDTAGRLQTKENLMREIEKIKRVIQKQLPNATIHTLLTVDAMLGQNSFQQAKIFHEAVKIDGIVLTKIDGTGKGGIIFSITQNLNIPVEYISYGEKMGDMKLFNSQEYVTSLLGSFTDKQTHE; encoded by the coding sequence ATGTTTGGCTTTATTAAAAATACATTACAAAAAATCTATAGTGCTGTTACTTCTCATTTCGTCTCTATATTTGCACAAAAAAAAATATCTCCAGAAACTTTAACTGAAATTGAAAAAATTTTAATTACTGCTGACACCGGTATTACCACAACAAAAGTAATTATTTCTTCACTTGAAAAACAGTATGCTGCAGGTACGATTGTCGATGGTAAGCAGCTTCAACTAGCTTTAGAAAAAGAGCTTCTTGCAACCCTTGCACAAGCTCAAACAGCTCCAAAAAACTCTTCAATTTTCTTGCTTATTGGCATTAATGGCAGCGGCAAAACAACATTTGCAGGCAAACTTGCATATTCATTTGTAAGCAAAGGTAAAACATGTATTCTTGCTGCCGCTGATACCTTTCGTGCAGCAGCTCCTGAACAACTCAAGTCATGGGCAACTGCGAGCGGTGCTGATATTTTTATGGGCAGCGCTCACCAAGACCCTGCTGCAATAGCCTTTGGAGCAACAGAAAAATTTAAACAGTCGCAAGCTGATGTTTTAATTATCGACACTGCGGGCAGACTGCAAACCAAAGAAAATTTAATGCGAGAAATCGAAAAAATAAAACGAGTTATTCAAAAACAACTTCCAAATGCAACAATTCATACACTTTTAACTGTCGATGCTATGCTTGGGCAAAATTCATTTCAACAAGCAAAAATATTTCATGAAGCAGTAAAAATTGATGGCATTGTCTTAACTAAAATTGATGGAACTGGTAAAGGCGGCATCATATTTTCTATCACACAAAATTTAAACATCCCGGTAGAATATATTTCATACGGTGAAAAAATGGGCGATATGAAGCTGTTTAACTCGCAAGAATACGTCACCAGTCTCTTAGGATCATTTACTGATAAACAAACTCATGAATAA